The proteins below are encoded in one region of Engraulis encrasicolus isolate BLACKSEA-1 chromosome 1, IST_EnEncr_1.0, whole genome shotgun sequence:
- the LOC134446715 gene encoding heme oxygenase-like, which translates to MSGEDSNNTVGAEMHTDDSDLSESIKAVTKESHVRAENTELMRSYVRGQVSSAQYKLLLCSLYEIYKALEEALDKNACHPAVMPIHFPQELARLGTLQRDLEHFYGPRWREQVIAPAATLRYAARLREIGEKHPEYLVAHAYTRYLGDLSGGQVLGRITQKSLGLKDGEGVSFFSFPAVTSPSLFKQLYRSRMNSIELSPAQREGVLQEAVTAFELNIQVFDDIQGMLSISQPETDLRQRHTKHSHSQLLQDNSMKATPLQMSSSWVSAANPLLRMLLGVCVALAVGMGIYAF; encoded by the exons ATGTCTGGAGAGGACAGCAATAACACTGTGGGGGCTGAGATGCATACGGATGACAG TGACTTGTCTGAGAGCATCAAGGCGGTGACGAAGGAGAGTCACGTCAGGGCTGAGAATACGGAGTTGATGCGGAGCTACGTGAGGGGACAAGTGTCCTCAGCTCAGTACAAG ctgcTCCTGTGTTCGCTGTATGAGATCTACAAGGCGTTGGAGGAGGCGTTGGACAAGAACGCGTGCCACCCGGCCGTGATGCCCATCCACTTCCCCCAGGAGCTGGCCCGGCTGGGGACCCTGCAGAGGGACCTGGAGCACTTCTATGGCCCCCGCTGGAGGGAGCAGGTCATCGCACCCGCAGCCACGCTCAGATATGCAGCCCGGCTCAGAGAG ATTGGTGAAAAACACCCAGAGTACCTGGTGGCTCACGCCTACACCCGTTACCTTGGCGACCTGTCTGGAGGGCAGGTGCTGGGCCGCATTACCCAGAAGTCCCTGGGCTTGAAGGACGGCGAGGGCGTCTCGTTCTTCTCCTTCCCGGCGGTGACGAGTCCCAGCCTCTTCAAGCAGCTGTACCGGAGTCGCATGAACAGCATCGAGCTGAGCCCTGCGCAGCGGGAGGGAGTCCTCCAGGAGGCGGTCACCGCCTTCGAGCTCAACATCCAG GTGTTTGATGACATTCAGGGGATGTTGAGCATCTCACAGCCCGAGACAGACTTGAGACAGCGCCATACGAAACACAGCCACTCCCAGCTCTTACAAG ATAACTCGATGAAGGCCACCCCTCTGCAGATGAGCTCCTCCTGGGTCTCTGCTGCCAACCCTCTCCTCAGGATGCTGCTGGGCGTCTGTGTTGCTCTGGCTGTTGGCATGGGCATCTATGCATTTTAA